The Dehalogenimonas lykanthroporepellens BL-DC-9 genome includes a window with the following:
- a CDS encoding DNA mismatch repair protein MutS (TIGRFAM: DNA mismatch repair protein MutS~PFAM: MutS III domain protein; DNA mismatch repair protein MutS domain protein; MutS II domain protein; MutS IV domain protein~KEGG: det:DET1219 DNA mismatch repair protein MutS~SMART: DNA mismatch repair protein MutS domain protein; MutS III domain protein) — MTQKAVTPLRSQYLSIKRRYPEAIVFFRLGDFYETFDTDAETTARELEIVLTAREMGKGVKVPMAGIPYHAVDNYLARLIARGHKVAICEQTTRPGDQKGLVEREVVRMVTPGTVIEPNLLDGRRNNYLAAVTADDETAGLAYVDISTGEFAATELPRARLSAELERLQPAEILLAENGSFQPDGGIPASRLPDREFEPEPAAELLKNELGVATLEGFGLDSLPLATGSAGAVVAYLKQTHKEVISSLGHPSVYRTAEFMALDDNTVTNLEIFRNATTGETAGSLLGVLDVTVTTMGARLLRRWLGQPLLEAETIRKRQDSVAWLYHRHAERADIRHLLKGFADLERVINRVRAFTAQPREIIALKRSLALLPKLVRALGDDPATADIRHGLKDLSVVVSLIETALENEPTGNVGEGGIIRRGFSAELDELRDLAAGAKSHIARLEAEERSATGIKSLKAGYNHVFGYYLEVSSANLSQVPERFIRKQTLANAERYITPELKEYEARILSSRERLEATESDIYRRVLGQIAESAEAILTAAGAVARLDALAALAAVATEHDYVKPEIGEGIDTDIEGGRHPVVEAGLPPGRFIANDTRLTGSDDRLVILTGPNMAGKSTYLKQTALITLMAQTGSFVPAGRAVIGITDRIFTRIGAHEDLAGGKSTFMVEMVETANILANATDRSLLILDEIGRGTSTYDGLAIARAVVEYIHDHIGARTLFATHYHELVGLGDSLEGVRNCNVAVSEDRGEVVFLHRIVPGGVDRSYGIHVAKLAGLPKAVIRRANEVLLELEARKKSPMPPAKSPAPQLALFAPTVSPAVEALRQLDIDALSPRQALEKLYELKEQADSD; from the coding sequence ATGACTCAAAAGGCCGTCACTCCCCTGCGTTCCCAGTACCTGAGCATCAAGCGCCGGTATCCGGAAGCCATCGTATTCTTCCGCCTGGGCGACTTCTACGAGACTTTCGACACCGACGCTGAAACGACCGCCCGGGAACTGGAAATCGTACTGACCGCCCGGGAGATGGGCAAAGGCGTCAAGGTGCCCATGGCCGGCATTCCCTATCATGCCGTGGACAATTACCTGGCCCGGCTCATCGCCCGCGGCCACAAGGTGGCCATCTGCGAACAGACGACCCGACCGGGCGACCAGAAAGGGCTGGTGGAGCGCGAAGTTGTCCGCATGGTGACGCCGGGAACGGTCATCGAACCGAACCTGCTGGACGGGCGGCGCAACAACTATCTGGCGGCAGTGACCGCCGACGATGAGACCGCCGGGCTGGCTTATGTCGATATCTCCACCGGAGAGTTCGCCGCCACCGAACTGCCGCGAGCCCGCCTGTCGGCGGAACTGGAGCGCCTCCAGCCAGCGGAAATCCTGTTAGCCGAGAACGGTTCCTTTCAACCGGACGGCGGCATTCCGGCCAGCCGTCTACCCGACCGCGAGTTCGAGCCGGAGCCGGCCGCTGAACTGCTGAAAAACGAGCTCGGTGTAGCCACACTGGAAGGCTTCGGGCTGGACTCCCTGCCCCTGGCTACAGGCTCAGCCGGGGCTGTAGTGGCCTATCTCAAGCAGACCCACAAAGAGGTTATCTCCAGCCTTGGTCATCCGTCCGTCTACCGAACGGCCGAGTTCATGGCGCTGGATGACAACACCGTGACCAATCTGGAAATATTCCGCAACGCCACCACCGGCGAAACCGCAGGCTCCCTGCTGGGTGTGCTGGATGTCACTGTCACCACCATGGGCGCCCGGCTCCTGCGACGATGGCTGGGCCAGCCCCTGCTGGAAGCGGAGACAATACGGAAACGACAGGACTCGGTGGCATGGCTGTACCACCGTCATGCCGAAAGAGCCGACATCCGCCATCTGCTCAAGGGCTTCGCTGACCTGGAACGGGTCATCAACCGCGTCCGCGCTTTCACTGCCCAGCCCCGGGAGATAATAGCCCTGAAACGCTCCCTGGCCCTTCTGCCGAAACTTGTTCGCGCCTTAGGCGACGACCCGGCTACGGCCGACATTCGGCATGGCCTGAAAGACTTATCAGTAGTGGTTTCCCTGATAGAAACGGCGCTGGAAAATGAGCCGACCGGCAACGTCGGTGAAGGCGGCATCATCCGCCGGGGTTTTTCCGCTGAACTGGATGAATTGCGCGACCTGGCCGCCGGCGCCAAAAGTCATATCGCCCGGCTGGAAGCCGAAGAACGGTCGGCCACCGGCATCAAGTCACTCAAGGCCGGCTACAACCATGTATTCGGATATTACCTGGAAGTTTCGTCAGCGAACCTGTCCCAGGTACCGGAACGTTTCATCCGCAAGCAGACGCTGGCCAACGCCGAACGTTACATCACCCCGGAGCTCAAGGAATACGAAGCCCGCATCCTCAGTTCACGGGAACGGCTGGAAGCAACCGAAAGCGACATTTACCGCCGGGTGCTGGGCCAGATTGCCGAATCAGCCGAGGCAATCCTGACTGCCGCCGGGGCCGTCGCCCGGCTGGACGCCCTGGCGGCGCTGGCGGCAGTAGCGACCGAACATGATTATGTCAAACCGGAAATCGGCGAAGGCATTGACACAGATATCGAAGGCGGCCGCCATCCGGTGGTCGAAGCCGGCCTGCCGCCGGGGCGCTTTATCGCCAATGATACCCGGCTCACCGGCAGTGACGACCGCCTGGTCATTCTCACCGGCCCCAATATGGCCGGCAAATCCACCTACCTCAAGCAGACAGCACTCATCACTTTGATGGCCCAGACAGGTTCGTTCGTCCCGGCCGGCCGCGCCGTTATCGGCATAACCGACCGCATCTTCACCCGTATCGGCGCTCATGAAGACCTGGCCGGCGGCAAATCCACTTTCATGGTGGAAATGGTGGAGACCGCCAATATCCTGGCCAATGCCACCGACCGGAGTCTGCTCATTCTGGACGAAATCGGCCGGGGAACTTCCACCTATGACGGGCTGGCCATCGCCCGGGCGGTGGTCGAATATATTCACGACCACATCGGCGCCAGAACGCTCTTCGCCACCCATTACCATGAACTGGTGGGTCTGGGCGACAGCCTGGAGGGTGTCCGCAACTGCAATGTAGCTGTGTCCGAAGACCGGGGAGAAGTGGTCTTTCTGCATCGTATCGTACCCGGCGGCGTCGACCGCAGTTACGGCATCCACGTGGCCAAACTGGCCGGTCTGCCCAAAGCCGTCATCCGTCGGGCTAACGAAGTACTACTGGAATTGGAAGCACGGAAGAAAAGTCCGATGCCGCCGGCGAAAAGCCCGGCGCCCCAGCTGGCGCTCTTCGCTCCGACCGTATCTCCGGCCGTTGAGGCTCTTCGCCAACTGGATATAGACGCGCTATCCCCGCGCCAGGCGCTGGAAAAGCTGTACGAACTCAAGGAACAGGCCGACAGCGACTGA
- a CDS encoding protein of unknown function DUF214 (PFAM: protein of unknown function DUF214~KEGG: efa:EF1672 permease protein, putative) has product MKINELLAMAFSNLWRRKLRTSLTVLAVVIGAMLISLVVSLGSGLQAFVVSQFGLNFPDTAVVASSGRDLGGLGGGGPHEIDTSEIITINPFATADVAALKSIPGVERVDYMANVAGRYVSPEDSGKIYTVNVSGVAGYEAAIRPLFLGESFGDDRTGVALIAYNYLEAFGWPDDQSVIGREVTVNVGKQNAYTLASRDYTFTVIGVIDKQVSSAELLIPQADAIDMARYSQDNPALYSEEQPGFFLQVKARSVNDVPAVAQAINDMGFSATTPDDILAQINSVFNVIQVGLSAFGVIALVVAAIGIINTLLMAIHERTREIGVMKAVGATRGNIRWLFTTEGATLGFLGGAIGGGLALLVGQALNYIGARTFLSDFPGFELTAFPIWLIPGVVVLTTLVSLLAGLYPAGRAARLDPVEALRYE; this is encoded by the coding sequence ATGAAAATTAACGAACTGCTGGCCATGGCTTTTTCTAATTTGTGGCGGCGCAAACTGCGCACCTCGTTGACGGTGCTGGCGGTGGTCATCGGGGCGATGCTGATATCGCTGGTGGTGTCCCTGGGTTCGGGGCTTCAGGCCTTTGTCGTCAGCCAGTTCGGACTGAATTTCCCGGATACCGCTGTCGTCGCTTCTTCCGGGCGCGACCTCGGCGGCTTGGGCGGCGGCGGACCGCATGAGATAGATACCTCTGAAATTATCACCATCAACCCTTTTGCTACCGCAGACGTAGCGGCGCTGAAGTCCATTCCCGGCGTAGAGCGGGTGGATTACATGGCGAACGTCGCGGGCCGTTACGTTTCTCCGGAAGACTCCGGGAAAATCTATACAGTCAACGTTTCCGGTGTGGCTGGCTATGAAGCCGCCATTCGGCCGCTTTTTCTGGGCGAGAGTTTCGGCGACGACCGGACCGGAGTAGCTCTCATCGCCTACAATTATCTGGAAGCCTTCGGCTGGCCGGACGACCAGTCGGTCATCGGCCGGGAGGTGACGGTCAATGTCGGCAAGCAGAATGCCTATACCCTGGCCTCCAGGGATTATACCTTTACTGTCATCGGCGTTATCGATAAGCAGGTGTCCTCTGCCGAACTGCTGATTCCGCAGGCTGATGCCATCGATATGGCCCGTTACTCACAGGACAACCCCGCCCTGTATTCCGAGGAACAGCCGGGATTTTTCCTGCAGGTTAAAGCCCGGAGCGTCAATGACGTGCCGGCGGTAGCTCAGGCCATCAATGACATGGGCTTTTCCGCCACCACACCCGACGACATCCTGGCCCAGATTAACTCCGTCTTCAATGTCATCCAGGTGGGGCTGTCTGCCTTTGGTGTGATCGCCCTGGTGGTCGCCGCCATCGGCATCATTAACACCCTGCTGATGGCCATTCACGAGCGGACCCGGGAAATAGGGGTGATGAAGGCGGTGGGTGCCACCCGGGGCAATATCCGCTGGTTGTTCACCACCGAAGGGGCTACGCTGGGCTTTCTGGGCGGCGCCATCGGCGGCGGTCTGGCTCTGCTGGTGGGCCAGGCGCTCAATTACATCGGCGCCCGGACGTTCCTTTCGGACTTCCCCGGCTTCGAACTGACGGCGTTTCCCATCTGGTTGATACCGGGGGTGGTGGTGCTGACCACGCTGGTCAGCCTGCTGGCCGGTCTGTATCCGGCGGGACGCGCCGCCCGGCTGGATCCGGTGGAAGCCCTGCGTTACGAGTAG
- a CDS encoding ABC transporter related protein (KEGG: cac:CAC3585 ABC-type transporter, ATPase component~PFAM: ABC transporter related~SMART: AAA ATPase) translates to MISVKDLKKDYWLGEETVHALAGVSLELEKGEFAAFVGPSGSGKSTLLHLIGGLDTPSSGSIVVDNHDLSRASDRELASYRNHNIGFVFQAFHLHPTYSALENVAIPLIFAGVSREERLRKAREALEAVDMGHRGDHRPNQLSGGERQRVSIARALVTDPGLIVADEPTGNLDTANGGRIMDLLGSLNREQGITLLVATHDAELARRARRVVNLRDGLIVGDSRYEN, encoded by the coding sequence ATGATTTCTGTGAAGGATTTGAAAAAAGATTACTGGCTGGGGGAGGAAACCGTTCATGCTCTGGCCGGGGTCAGCCTGGAGCTGGAAAAAGGGGAATTCGCCGCTTTCGTCGGGCCTTCCGGTTCCGGCAAGAGCACTCTGCTTCACCTGATAGGCGGGCTGGATACGCCGTCGTCCGGCAGTATTGTGGTGGACAACCATGACCTGTCGCGTGCCTCTGACCGGGAACTGGCCAGCTATCGCAACCATAATATCGGCTTCGTTTTCCAGGCGTTTCACCTTCACCCGACCTATTCCGCACTGGAGAATGTGGCCATACCACTCATCTTTGCCGGCGTCAGCCGGGAGGAACGGCTCCGGAAAGCGCGGGAGGCGTTGGAAGCCGTCGATATGGGGCACCGGGGTGACCACCGGCCCAATCAATTGTCCGGAGGTGAACGCCAGCGGGTCAGCATTGCCCGGGCGCTGGTGACCGACCCCGGACTTATCGTGGCTGATGAGCCCACCGGCAACCTGGACACGGCCAACGGGGGACGCATCATGGATTTGCTGGGCAGTCTGAATCGGGAGCAGGGTATCACCCTGCTGGTGGCGACGCATGACGCCGAGCTGGCGCGGCGGGCGCGCCGGGTCGTTAACCTGCGCGACGGCTTGATTGTGGGGGACAGCCGCTATGAAAATTAA
- a CDS encoding ABC-2 type transporter (PFAM: ABC-2 type transporter~KEGG: sti:Sthe_2138 ABC-2 type transporter), with product MSMVYRAVWVTAYRELLRFFSNRTRLISSFTMPVLLLIVFSAGFSNTIGALLPGVNFTQFMYPGIIAMTAFQVSLMSGLSIVWDREFGFLKEVLVAPLPRSGIIAGKALGTAVIALFQALIMLILAPFLEVPLDPVLVLKLVPVIVLISLSFSGMGLLLGARMKSQQGFQMVMQVMLLPLMFASGVFFPLGNVPAWLGALSKVNPLTYGADAVRQLFLGAPGEGSIIGVTVFGHTMSVLDDIMVVAVFGLVFMLSAAAAFSRRE from the coding sequence ATGAGCATGGTCTATCGCGCGGTCTGGGTCACGGCTTACCGGGAATTACTGCGCTTTTTCTCCAATCGTACGCGGCTGATTTCTTCCTTCACTATGCCGGTGCTGTTGCTTATCGTCTTCAGCGCCGGGTTTTCGAATACCATAGGTGCGCTGTTGCCCGGTGTCAATTTTACTCAGTTCATGTATCCGGGTATCATCGCCATGACCGCATTTCAGGTATCGCTGATGAGCGGTCTGTCCATCGTCTGGGACCGGGAGTTCGGTTTTCTGAAGGAGGTGCTGGTGGCGCCTCTGCCCAGGAGCGGCATCATCGCCGGCAAGGCCCTCGGCACGGCGGTGATCGCCCTGTTCCAGGCCTTGATCATGCTGATACTGGCGCCTTTCCTGGAGGTACCGCTGGACCCGGTTCTGGTTCTGAAGCTGGTGCCGGTGATAGTGCTGATTTCCCTGTCGTTCTCCGGAATGGGCCTGCTGTTGGGCGCCCGGATGAAGAGCCAGCAGGGTTTTCAGATGGTGATGCAGGTAATGCTGTTGCCGCTCATGTTTGCCTCGGGGGTGTTTTTTCCGCTGGGCAATGTTCCCGCCTGGCTAGGCGCTCTTTCCAAGGTGAATCCGCTGACTTACGGCGCTGATGCTGTCCGGCAGTTGTTCCTGGGAGCGCCGGGAGAGGGCTCCATAATCGGTGTGACCGTGTTCGGTCACACCATGAGCGTCCTTGATGATATCATGGTAGTTGCTGTTTTCGGTCTGGTTTTCATGCTGAGCGCGGCGGCGGCTTTCAGCCGTCGTGAATAG
- a CDS encoding daunorubicin resistance ABC transporter ATPase subunit (TIGRFAM: daunorubicin resistance ABC transporter ATPase subunit~PFAM: ABC transporter related~KEGG: tcu:Tcur_2408 daunorubicin resistance ABC transporter ATPase subunit~SMART: AAA ATPase), whose protein sequence is MMAGKPVIEVAGLRRSFGRLEAVRDVSFNVEEGEIFGFLGPNGAGKTTTINILCTLLLPTAGQARVNGFDVRTQTDEVRRSIGLVFQEPTLDDYLNAEQNLRFHAYAYGVPPGEREERIRSLMEMVELWDRRKDQIQTYSGGMKRRLEIARGLIHQPKVLFLDEPTIGLDPQTRRNIWNHIKRLQEQTGLTIFMTTHYMEEAENCDRIAIIDYGKIVALDTPARLKDSVGGDLVTISTPDNEEAVKTVGRQFGISARIQDGDVLFSVSQGEKFLPEFVRNFQGDLLSVGIRRPTLDDVFLKHTGHEIRDEAADPLATIRQQRRMRGSR, encoded by the coding sequence ATGATGGCAGGTAAACCGGTAATCGAGGTGGCCGGTCTGCGGCGCTCCTTCGGGCGGCTGGAGGCGGTCAGGGATGTCAGCTTCAACGTAGAGGAAGGGGAAATCTTCGGTTTTCTCGGCCCCAACGGCGCCGGCAAGACGACGACCATCAACATCCTGTGTACTTTGCTGTTACCCACCGCCGGACAGGCCAGGGTCAACGGCTTCGACGTCAGAACCCAAACCGACGAAGTCCGGCGATCGATAGGGCTGGTTTTTCAGGAGCCCACACTCGATGACTACCTGAATGCCGAACAGAATCTGCGTTTTCACGCCTATGCCTACGGCGTGCCGCCGGGTGAGAGAGAAGAACGTATCCGCAGTCTGATGGAGATGGTGGAGTTGTGGGACAGGCGCAAAGACCAGATTCAGACCTATTCCGGTGGTATGAAACGGCGTCTGGAGATAGCCCGGGGTCTGATTCACCAGCCGAAGGTGCTGTTCCTGGATGAACCCACTATCGGGCTGGATCCGCAGACGCGGCGCAATATCTGGAATCATATCAAACGGCTTCAGGAACAGACCGGGCTTACTATTTTCATGACGACTCATTATATGGAAGAGGCCGAGAACTGTGACCGTATCGCCATCATTGATTACGGCAAGATCGTCGCTCTGGACACTCCGGCCAGACTGAAAGACAGTGTCGGCGGCGACCTGGTAACAATATCCACGCCGGATAATGAAGAAGCCGTCAAAACCGTCGGCCGGCAGTTCGGTATCTCAGCCAGGATTCAAGACGGTGACGTCCTTTTCAGTGTGTCACAGGGAGAGAAGTTCCTGCCGGAATTCGTCAGGAACTTCCAGGGTGACTTGTTGTCAGTGGGTATTCGCCGACCGACACTGGATGACGTATTCCTCAAACATACCGGTCATGAGATACGAGATGAAGCAGCCGACCCTCTGGCGACGATACGCCAGCAACGGCGGATGAGGGGAAGCAGGTAA
- a CDS encoding transcriptional regulator, PadR-like family (PFAM: transcriptional regulator PadR family protein~KEGG: rxy:Rxyl_0525 PadR family transcriptional regulator), whose amino-acid sequence MMLSRLLIGHLPFIHRWPPVGHGQAHRFFEKGVLKIVVLSLLQEEPGHGYDLIRRLEERSHGFYSPSAGSIYPLLQKLLDKELVTSRESEGRRVYSITEAGRVFMAERGEGLAQMKQMSEHRFHHFDKQKWQDSIDDITRLRQLFARYMGKMNDTQVSAIQNVVSRACRDIEEILEQSQAGKEEYDGR is encoded by the coding sequence ATGATGTTATCGAGATTGTTAATCGGGCATTTGCCGTTTATACACAGGTGGCCGCCGGTCGGGCATGGTCAGGCACACCGTTTCTTCGAAAAAGGCGTGCTGAAAATCGTTGTACTGAGTCTGCTTCAGGAGGAACCCGGTCATGGTTATGACCTGATAAGACGGTTGGAAGAGCGGTCTCACGGATTTTATTCACCCAGCGCCGGCAGTATCTATCCGTTGCTTCAGAAACTGCTGGATAAGGAACTGGTTACTTCAAGGGAAAGCGAAGGCCGGCGGGTTTATTCGATAACCGAAGCCGGACGCGTTTTCATGGCCGAGCGCGGTGAGGGGCTGGCCCAAATGAAACAGATGTCGGAGCACCGCTTTCACCATTTCGACAAACAGAAGTGGCAGGATTCCATTGACGATATCACCCGTCTGCGGCAGTTGTTCGCCAGATACATGGGGAAGATGAATGACACCCAGGTGTCGGCAATCCAGAATGTGGTAAGTCGCGCCTGCCGGGATATTGAAGAGATACTGGAACAGAGTCAGGCCGGAAAGGAAGAGTATGATGGCAGGTAA
- a CDS encoding pyruvate kinase (TIGRFAM: pyruvate kinase~KEGG: pth:PTH_2214 pyruvate kinase~PFAM: Pyruvate kinase barrel; Pyruvate kinase alpha/beta), with product MCDNLFMKVKTTRRTKIVATIGPASAEPETLDEIIKAGMNVARFNLSHGTLEEHAEQITRVRAEAKRLKAAVAVLIDLPGPKYRTGTVAAGSVRLVNGGTIILTTREVPGSEREVSVNLPALPRDVRPGDTILVDDGAIQLKCREIKGPDVFCTIVVGGTLTQGRGIAIPGRKSSMPFLSDALKRYLEFAVAQRPDYIALSFVSRAADVSQVRKILGKKGSDIPLIAKIERGAAVKAFDAVLEEVDGIMVARGDLGVDIPLEKLPLVQKEIIRKSNRAGKPVITATQMLESMISSARPTRAEVTDVANAILDGSDAVMLSAETSVGKYPVQAVKMMAAVAMETEKTLPYDLWIAERDSWLTDQTEELISYNAILTARRLGAAAIVAFTSSGSTAGRVAKYRPSAPILAISPNGDICRRLILNWGVQASQIPTPRTVDDLFVTAVKLVKKLRLAEAGDKIIVTGGVPIGVAGTTNLLKVQEVD from the coding sequence TTGTGTGATAATTTATTTATGAAAGTCAAAACTACCAGGCGTACCAAAATCGTGGCCACCATCGGGCCGGCCTCGGCTGAACCGGAAACCCTGGACGAAATCATAAAGGCGGGTATGAACGTGGCCCGCTTCAACCTGTCCCACGGGACGCTGGAGGAACACGCTGAACAGATAACGCGGGTCAGAGCCGAGGCCAAAAGGCTCAAAGCCGCGGTGGCGGTACTTATTGACCTGCCGGGGCCGAAATATCGCACCGGGACGGTGGCCGCCGGCAGTGTCCGGCTGGTCAACGGGGGAACCATCATCCTGACCACCCGGGAGGTGCCGGGCAGTGAACGGGAAGTCTCGGTCAATCTGCCGGCCCTGCCGCGAGACGTCCGGCCGGGGGATACGATACTGGTGGACGACGGCGCCATTCAGCTCAAGTGCCGGGAAATCAAGGGGCCGGACGTATTCTGTACCATCGTGGTCGGCGGCACGCTGACGCAGGGCCGCGGTATCGCCATTCCGGGGCGAAAATCCAGTATGCCCTTTTTGTCCGATGCCCTCAAGCGCTACCTGGAATTCGCTGTCGCTCAGCGGCCGGATTATATAGCTCTGTCCTTCGTCAGCAGAGCGGCCGACGTCAGTCAGGTGCGGAAGATTCTTGGTAAAAAGGGTTCGGATATACCGCTGATAGCCAAGATAGAGCGGGGGGCGGCGGTCAAGGCGTTCGATGCCGTCCTGGAAGAGGTTGACGGCATCATGGTGGCCCGGGGCGACCTGGGCGTGGATATCCCGCTGGAAAAACTGCCGCTGGTCCAGAAGGAAATCATCCGCAAGTCCAACCGGGCCGGCAAGCCGGTCATCACCGCCACACAGATGCTGGAGTCGATGATTTCATCCGCCCGGCCGACCAGGGCCGAAGTGACCGATGTGGCCAACGCCATTCTGGACGGCAGTGACGCGGTGATGCTGTCGGCCGAAACTTCGGTGGGCAAGTATCCGGTTCAGGCGGTGAAGATGATGGCGGCGGTGGCCATGGAAACTGAAAAGACTCTGCCGTATGACCTCTGGATTGCCGAAAGAGACTCCTGGCTGACCGACCAGACCGAGGAACTAATCAGCTACAACGCCATTCTGACCGCCCGTAGACTGGGCGCGGCGGCCATTGTGGCCTTTACCTCTTCCGGTTCCACTGCCGGCCGGGTGGCAAAATACCGGCCCAGCGCGCCGATACTGGCTATTTCACCCAACGGCGACATCTGCCGGCGACTGATACTCAACTGGGGCGTCCAGGCCTCCCAGATTCCCACGCCCCGAACCGTCGATGACCTCTTCGTTACTGCCGTCAAGCTGGTCAAAAAACTCCGGCTGGCTGAAGCCGGCGACAAGATCATTGTTACCGGCGGCGTGCCTATCGGCGTAGCCGGAACCACCAACCTGCTCAAGGTGCAGGAAGTAGACTGA
- a CDS encoding conserved hypothetical protein (KEGG: dev:DhcVS_1003 hypothetical protein), with protein sequence MLKKGDRVSISFRTGKDTSGNYIIDTLPDAEVEEYTGSILRVRTFEQVPGPKGDEVEIKHFTFDVNSPEFVGAIHE encoded by the coding sequence ATGCTTAAAAAAGGCGATCGCGTTTCCATTTCATTCCGCACCGGCAAGGACACCAGCGGCAATTACATTATCGATACCCTGCCGGATGCCGAAGTCGAAGAATATACCGGCAGTATCCTCCGGGTTCGCACTTTCGAACAGGTGCCGGGGCCCAAGGGCGACGAGGTAGAAATCAAGCATTTTACCTTCGACGTCAATTCACCCGAATTCGTCGGCGCCATCCACGAATAA
- a CDS encoding DNA polymerase III, beta subunit (SMART: DNA polymerase III beta chain~TIGRFAM: DNA polymerase III, beta subunit~KEGG: dev:DhcVS_1009 DNA polymerase III, beta subunit~PFAM: DNA polymerase III beta chain) translates to MRLSCLQENLAKGLNIVGRAAAARSTLPITTNVLLATDEGRLKLSATNLEMAVTCWLGAKVEEEGSTTVPAKLMTEFIGSLPPEKVDMTLSGNKTLTLKCGRFEARMTGVDAKDFPPVPRVENGVNAKVDVAEFKKGVARVVFAAATDESRPVLTGIDAEFDGSVLTLAAADGFRLAVYKMTLSEPVSQKVKAIIPAKTLGEVSRLITDADESIGITVDTQKSQILFKLKNIELVSQLLQGTFPQYSQIIPQSHSTRVVLDVAQFLRASRAAQIFARDGGGIVRLIMTPGSGKTPGRLSITARSEEIGDDQAELDAAISGDEAKIAFNGKYLLDVLSVLTEDQVALEVTGPSSPGVLRPVGSDNYIYVVMPMFVQW, encoded by the coding sequence ATGCGCTTGTCTTGTTTGCAGGAAAATCTGGCCAAAGGCCTTAATATCGTCGGCCGCGCCGCGGCCGCCCGCTCCACTCTGCCCATCACTACCAATGTACTGCTGGCTACCGACGAGGGCCGTCTGAAGCTTTCAGCCACCAATCTGGAAATGGCGGTCACCTGCTGGCTGGGTGCCAAGGTAGAAGAAGAGGGCTCCACCACCGTTCCCGCCAAGCTGATGACCGAATTCATCGGTTCTTTGCCTCCGGAAAAAGTGGATATGACCCTCTCCGGCAACAAGACGCTCACCCTGAAATGCGGCCGCTTCGAAGCCCGCATGACCGGAGTGGACGCCAAGGACTTCCCCCCGGTGCCTCGGGTGGAAAACGGCGTCAATGCCAAAGTGGATGTGGCTGAATTCAAGAAGGGTGTCGCCCGTGTCGTCTTCGCCGCCGCTACCGATGAATCCCGCCCGGTGCTGACCGGCATCGACGCCGAATTCGACGGTTCGGTGCTGACACTGGCCGCCGCCGACGGCTTCCGCCTGGCAGTCTATAAGATGACGCTGTCGGAGCCGGTTTCCCAAAAGGTCAAGGCCATCATCCCGGCCAAAACCCTGGGCGAGGTCTCCCGGCTCATCACCGATGCCGACGAAAGCATCGGCATCACCGTTGATACCCAGAAGAGCCAGATACTGTTCAAGCTCAAGAACATTGAGCTGGTATCCCAGCTTCTGCAGGGCACCTTCCCGCAGTACTCTCAGATTATCCCGCAATCCCACAGCACCCGGGTGGTGCTGGATGTAGCCCAGTTCCTGCGCGCTTCCCGCGCCGCCCAGATTTTCGCCCGTGACGGCGGTGGCATCGTCCGCCTCATCATGACCCCCGGTAGCGGCAAGACCCCCGGCCGGCTGTCCATCACCGCCCGCAGTGAAGAAATCGGTGATGACCAGGCCGAACTGGACGCCGCCATCTCCGGTGATGAAGCCAAGATCGCCTTCAACGGCAAGTATCTGCTGGATGTGCTGAGTGTGCTGACTGAGGATCAGGTAGCCCTGGAAGTTACCGGCCCTTCCAGTCCAGGTGTCCTCCGACCGGTCGGCAGTGACAATTATATTTATGTCGTGATGCCCATGTTTGTGCAGTGGTGA